A part of Salmo trutta chromosome 15, fSalTru1.1, whole genome shotgun sequence genomic DNA contains:
- the LOC115148498 gene encoding serine/threonine-protein phosphatase 2A 55 kDa regulatory subunit B beta isoform isoform X1, which translates to MKCFSRYLPYLFRPSSTILSSSCHTEADIISTVEFNPTGELLATGDKGGRVVVFQREQESKNQPHRRGEYNVYSTFQSHEPEFDYLKSLEIEEKINKIRWLPQQNAAYFLLSTNDKTVKLWKISERDKRPEGYNLKDEDGRIRDPSTITALRVPVLQPMDLMVEATPRRVFSNAHTYHINSISVSNDYETYMSTDDLRINLWNLEITNQSFNIVDIKPANMEELTEVITAAEFHPNQCNTFIYSSSKGSIRLCDMRASALCDNHCKFFEEPEDPSNRSFFSEIISSISDVKFSHSGRYLMTRDYLTVKVWDLNMESKPLETYQVHDYLRSKLCSLYENDCIFDKFECVWNGSDSVIMTGSYNNFFRMFDRNTKRDVTLEASRENSKPRAILKPRKVCVGGKRRKDEISVDSLDFSKKILHTAWHPSENIIAVAATNNLYIFQDKVN; encoded by the exons CTGACATCATATCCACGGTTGAGTTCAACCCAACTGGAGAGCTGCTGGCAACGGGGGACAAGGGAGGGAGAGTAGTGGTGTTCCAGAGAGAACAGGAG AGTAAGAACCAGCCCCACAGGAGAGGGGAGTACAATGTTTACAGCACCTTCCAGAGCCACGAGCCTGAGTTTGACTACCTGAAGAGCCTGGAGATCGAGGAGAAGATCAACAAGATCCGCTGGCTGCCTCAACAGAACGCTGCCTACTTCCTCCTCTCCACCAATG atAAAACGGTGAAGCTGTGGAAGATCAGTGAGCGGGACAAGAGACCGGAGGGCTACAACCTGAAGGACGAGGATGGGAGGATCCGAGACCCAAGCACCATCACCGCCCTGCGG gTGCCAGTGCTGCAGCCCATGGACCTGATGGTGGAGGCGACGCCCAGGCGGGTGTTCTCCAACGCCCACACGTACCACATCAACTCCATCTCCGTCAGCAACGATTACGAGACCTACATGTCCACGGACGACCTGAGAATCAATCTGTGGAACCTGGAGATCACCAACCAGAGCTTCA ACATTGTGGACATCAAGCCGGCTAACATGGAGGAGCTAACAGAGGTGATCACAGCAGCGGAGTTCCATCCCAACCAGTGTAACACCTTCATCTACAGCAGCAGCAAGGGCTCCATCCGCCTGTGTGACATGAGGGCCTCAGCACTGTGTGACAACCACTGCAAAT TCTTCGAGGAGCCGGAGGACCCCAGTAACCGCTCCTTCTTCTCTGAGATCATCTCCTCCATCTCAGATGTCAAGTTCAGCCACAGCGGGCGCTACCTGATGACACGGGACTACCTCACTGTCAAAGTGTGGGACCTCAACATGGAGAGCAAACCTCTGGAGACCTACCAG GTGCACGACTACCTGAGGAGTAAGCTGTGCTCCCTGTATGAGAACGACTGCATCTTCGACAAGTTTGAATGTGTCTGGAACGGGTCTGACAG tGTGATCATGACCGGCTCCTACAACAACTTCTTCCGCATGTTCGACCGCAACACCAAGCGTGACGTGACCCTGGAGGCGTCGAGGGAGAACAGCAAGCCCCGGGCCATCCTGAAGCCCAGGAAGGTGTGTGTGGGAGGCAAGAGACGCAAGGACGAGATCAGTGTGGACAGCCTGGACTTCAGCAAGAAGATCCTGCACACCGCTTGGCACCCCTCTGAGAACATCATCGCCGTGGCCGCCACCAACAACCTGTACATATTCCAGGACAAGGTCAACTAA
- the LOC115148498 gene encoding serine/threonine-protein phosphatase 2A 55 kDa regulatory subunit B beta isoform isoform X2 — protein sequence MDEEIDTRKINNSFLRDHNYATEADIISTVEFNPTGELLATGDKGGRVVVFQREQESKNQPHRRGEYNVYSTFQSHEPEFDYLKSLEIEEKINKIRWLPQQNAAYFLLSTNDKTVKLWKISERDKRPEGYNLKDEDGRIRDPSTITALRVPVLQPMDLMVEATPRRVFSNAHTYHINSISVSNDYETYMSTDDLRINLWNLEITNQSFNIVDIKPANMEELTEVITAAEFHPNQCNTFIYSSSKGSIRLCDMRASALCDNHCKFFEEPEDPSNRSFFSEIISSISDVKFSHSGRYLMTRDYLTVKVWDLNMESKPLETYQVHDYLRSKLCSLYENDCIFDKFECVWNGSDSVIMTGSYNNFFRMFDRNTKRDVTLEASRENSKPRAILKPRKVCVGGKRRKDEISVDSLDFSKKILHTAWHPSENIIAVAATNNLYIFQDKVN from the exons CTGACATCATATCCACGGTTGAGTTCAACCCAACTGGAGAGCTGCTGGCAACGGGGGACAAGGGAGGGAGAGTAGTGGTGTTCCAGAGAGAACAGGAG AGTAAGAACCAGCCCCACAGGAGAGGGGAGTACAATGTTTACAGCACCTTCCAGAGCCACGAGCCTGAGTTTGACTACCTGAAGAGCCTGGAGATCGAGGAGAAGATCAACAAGATCCGCTGGCTGCCTCAACAGAACGCTGCCTACTTCCTCCTCTCCACCAATG atAAAACGGTGAAGCTGTGGAAGATCAGTGAGCGGGACAAGAGACCGGAGGGCTACAACCTGAAGGACGAGGATGGGAGGATCCGAGACCCAAGCACCATCACCGCCCTGCGG gTGCCAGTGCTGCAGCCCATGGACCTGATGGTGGAGGCGACGCCCAGGCGGGTGTTCTCCAACGCCCACACGTACCACATCAACTCCATCTCCGTCAGCAACGATTACGAGACCTACATGTCCACGGACGACCTGAGAATCAATCTGTGGAACCTGGAGATCACCAACCAGAGCTTCA ACATTGTGGACATCAAGCCGGCTAACATGGAGGAGCTAACAGAGGTGATCACAGCAGCGGAGTTCCATCCCAACCAGTGTAACACCTTCATCTACAGCAGCAGCAAGGGCTCCATCCGCCTGTGTGACATGAGGGCCTCAGCACTGTGTGACAACCACTGCAAAT TCTTCGAGGAGCCGGAGGACCCCAGTAACCGCTCCTTCTTCTCTGAGATCATCTCCTCCATCTCAGATGTCAAGTTCAGCCACAGCGGGCGCTACCTGATGACACGGGACTACCTCACTGTCAAAGTGTGGGACCTCAACATGGAGAGCAAACCTCTGGAGACCTACCAG GTGCACGACTACCTGAGGAGTAAGCTGTGCTCCCTGTATGAGAACGACTGCATCTTCGACAAGTTTGAATGTGTCTGGAACGGGTCTGACAG tGTGATCATGACCGGCTCCTACAACAACTTCTTCCGCATGTTCGACCGCAACACCAAGCGTGACGTGACCCTGGAGGCGTCGAGGGAGAACAGCAAGCCCCGGGCCATCCTGAAGCCCAGGAAGGTGTGTGTGGGAGGCAAGAGACGCAAGGACGAGATCAGTGTGGACAGCCTGGACTTCAGCAAGAAGATCCTGCACACCGCTTGGCACCCCTCTGAGAACATCATCGCCGTGGCCGCCACCAACAACCTGTACATATTCCAGGACAAGGTCAACTAA
- the LOC115148498 gene encoding serine/threonine-protein phosphatase 2A 55 kDa regulatory subunit B beta isoform isoform X3 — translation MHLLEEDQGRCVKADIISTVEFNPTGELLATGDKGGRVVVFQREQESKNQPHRRGEYNVYSTFQSHEPEFDYLKSLEIEEKINKIRWLPQQNAAYFLLSTNDKTVKLWKISERDKRPEGYNLKDEDGRIRDPSTITALRVPVLQPMDLMVEATPRRVFSNAHTYHINSISVSNDYETYMSTDDLRINLWNLEITNQSFNIVDIKPANMEELTEVITAAEFHPNQCNTFIYSSSKGSIRLCDMRASALCDNHCKFFEEPEDPSNRSFFSEIISSISDVKFSHSGRYLMTRDYLTVKVWDLNMESKPLETYQVHDYLRSKLCSLYENDCIFDKFECVWNGSDSVIMTGSYNNFFRMFDRNTKRDVTLEASRENSKPRAILKPRKVCVGGKRRKDEISVDSLDFSKKILHTAWHPSENIIAVAATNNLYIFQDKVN, via the exons ATGCATCTGCTAGAGGAAGACCAGGGAAGATGTGTCAAAG CTGACATCATATCCACGGTTGAGTTCAACCCAACTGGAGAGCTGCTGGCAACGGGGGACAAGGGAGGGAGAGTAGTGGTGTTCCAGAGAGAACAGGAG AGTAAGAACCAGCCCCACAGGAGAGGGGAGTACAATGTTTACAGCACCTTCCAGAGCCACGAGCCTGAGTTTGACTACCTGAAGAGCCTGGAGATCGAGGAGAAGATCAACAAGATCCGCTGGCTGCCTCAACAGAACGCTGCCTACTTCCTCCTCTCCACCAATG atAAAACGGTGAAGCTGTGGAAGATCAGTGAGCGGGACAAGAGACCGGAGGGCTACAACCTGAAGGACGAGGATGGGAGGATCCGAGACCCAAGCACCATCACCGCCCTGCGG gTGCCAGTGCTGCAGCCCATGGACCTGATGGTGGAGGCGACGCCCAGGCGGGTGTTCTCCAACGCCCACACGTACCACATCAACTCCATCTCCGTCAGCAACGATTACGAGACCTACATGTCCACGGACGACCTGAGAATCAATCTGTGGAACCTGGAGATCACCAACCAGAGCTTCA ACATTGTGGACATCAAGCCGGCTAACATGGAGGAGCTAACAGAGGTGATCACAGCAGCGGAGTTCCATCCCAACCAGTGTAACACCTTCATCTACAGCAGCAGCAAGGGCTCCATCCGCCTGTGTGACATGAGGGCCTCAGCACTGTGTGACAACCACTGCAAAT TCTTCGAGGAGCCGGAGGACCCCAGTAACCGCTCCTTCTTCTCTGAGATCATCTCCTCCATCTCAGATGTCAAGTTCAGCCACAGCGGGCGCTACCTGATGACACGGGACTACCTCACTGTCAAAGTGTGGGACCTCAACATGGAGAGCAAACCTCTGGAGACCTACCAG GTGCACGACTACCTGAGGAGTAAGCTGTGCTCCCTGTATGAGAACGACTGCATCTTCGACAAGTTTGAATGTGTCTGGAACGGGTCTGACAG tGTGATCATGACCGGCTCCTACAACAACTTCTTCCGCATGTTCGACCGCAACACCAAGCGTGACGTGACCCTGGAGGCGTCGAGGGAGAACAGCAAGCCCCGGGCCATCCTGAAGCCCAGGAAGGTGTGTGTGGGAGGCAAGAGACGCAAGGACGAGATCAGTGTGGACAGCCTGGACTTCAGCAAGAAGATCCTGCACACCGCTTGGCACCCCTCTGAGAACATCATCGCCGTGGCCGCCACCAACAACCTGTACATATTCCAGGACAAGGTCAACTAA